A stretch of Bacillota bacterium DNA encodes these proteins:
- a CDS encoding HsdR family type I site-specific deoxyribonuclease, protein MSYLSSERRAVQDRLIKYATEVGWQYLPPNESTRLRHDGMKPILWDVFIDRVQALNPAVVDRLKAEEVANRIIRVPSSIEGNLQAWEYLRGLKTVFVETERRERNINLLDFDNVHRNTFHVTDEFRFSNGVNAIRADVAFLINGIPILLIETKAATKLEGINEALDQIRRYHREAPELLSITQVFALTHLVQFYYGATWNTSNKNLFNWKEESAGQDFESLVKHFIARERMLRVIRDYIIFTRKDDELAKVILRPHQMRAVERALGRAQDREKHRGLVWHTQGSGKTYTMITIAKRLIEEPVFENPTVLMLVDRNELESQLFGNLAATLLGQSVRPYSKPGYYTQIGNVSVAESKRGLRELLKDDTRGLIVSMIHKFDDIPANINTRSNIFVLVDEAHRTTGGELGNYLMGALPNATYLGFTGTPIDKTSHGKGTFKVFGKDDPTGYLDKYSISESISDGTTVPLYYSLAPNELQVDKETLETEFLNLSEVQGVSDVEDLNRVLERAVTLRNMLKNRERVRRIAQYVAKHYTENVEPMGYKAFLVGVDREACTLLKAALDDYLPPEYSRVIISASQNDPEEIAKYHLSEDEEKRIRKDFIDSEKLPKILIVTEKLLTGYDAPVLYCMYLDKPMRDHVLLQAIARVNRPYEDKNGKRKPGGFIVDFVGIFDNLEKALAFDSRDVKAAVEGLDLLKDRFKGLIKTARKDYLPIATGKPADKAVEAAINAFMDEEERHGFYRFFKEIETLYEIISPDAFLREFMSDYEMLADMYSAVRAAFDGGEPIDRELARKTAYLVQEHTQAGMIHESVKVYEITPETLHIIAQSDQPDNVKVFNLLKSIQKKVEEEGEFKPYLISIGERAEQIANAFIEHQADVIETLKKLEEEAQKMLEAARQQAEMNISVEAFTVYWLLKQSGVEKERAEKATAEIEATLAKYPYWRTNDEQARKVRRTFYQQLEKIGVKKIKEAVDHIMRIIKRGSNG, encoded by the coding sequence ATGAGCTACCTAAGTAGCGAGCGAAGAGCAGTCCAAGACAGGCTTATTAAATACGCTACAGAGGTTGGGTGGCAGTACCTGCCCCCGAATGAATCAACTCGTTTGCGGCACGATGGAATGAAGCCCATCCTCTGGGATGTTTTTATTGACAGAGTCCAGGCCTTAAACCCTGCGGTTGTCGATCGTCTAAAGGCCGAGGAGGTCGCAAACCGCATTATCCGCGTGCCTTCAAGCATCGAGGGCAATCTGCAGGCGTGGGAGTATTTGCGTGGCCTAAAAACGGTTTTTGTAGAGACCGAAAGGCGAGAGCGCAATATCAACCTGCTCGACTTTGACAACGTCCATCGCAATACTTTTCATGTAACCGATGAGTTTCGCTTCTCAAACGGCGTCAACGCCATCCGGGCCGATGTCGCCTTTCTGATCAACGGCATCCCAATCCTTTTAATCGAAACCAAGGCGGCAACCAAGCTAGAGGGCATTAACGAGGCGCTGGATCAGATACGGCGCTATCACCGAGAAGCCCCCGAGCTTCTTTCCATCACACAGGTTTTTGCTTTGACCCATCTTGTCCAGTTCTATTACGGCGCGACCTGGAACACGTCGAACAAAAACCTTTTTAACTGGAAGGAAGAATCAGCGGGCCAAGATTTTGAGTCATTGGTAAAGCATTTTATCGCCCGCGAGAGGATGCTCCGCGTGATTCGCGACTATATTATCTTTACGAGAAAAGACGATGAGCTTGCCAAGGTTATCCTGCGGCCTCACCAGATGAGAGCGGTTGAGAGGGCCCTGGGCAGGGCGCAGGATAGAGAAAAGCATCGCGGGTTAGTCTGGCACACGCAGGGCTCGGGCAAGACGTACACGATGATAACTATTGCAAAGCGTCTCATCGAGGAGCCGGTGTTTGAGAACCCGACTGTTTTAATGCTGGTCGATCGCAACGAGCTTGAGTCGCAGCTCTTCGGCAACCTCGCGGCTACACTTCTTGGGCAATCTGTTCGCCCGTACAGCAAACCGGGCTACTACACGCAGATCGGCAACGTTTCAGTTGCAGAGAGCAAGCGAGGCCTTCGAGAGCTGCTTAAAGACGACACACGTGGGCTCATTGTCTCGATGATTCATAAATTTGACGACATCCCGGCAAATATAAACACCCGCTCGAATATATTTGTGCTGGTTGATGAGGCCCACCGCACGACCGGTGGCGAACTCGGCAACTACCTTATGGGAGCGCTGCCCAACGCGACTTATCTCGGTTTTACCGGTACGCCGATTGATAAAACATCGCACGGCAAGGGCACGTTTAAGGTATTCGGCAAGGACGACCCAACTGGCTATCTCGATAAGTACTCCATCTCGGAGTCGATTAGCGACGGCACGACCGTGCCGCTTTACTATTCGCTTGCTCCCAACGAGCTACAGGTCGATAAAGAGACGCTTGAAACAGAGTTTCTCAATTTAAGCGAAGTTCAGGGCGTAAGCGACGTTGAGGATTTAAACCGGGTGCTCGAGCGGGCGGTTACCCTTCGCAACATGCTCAAAAACCGCGAACGCGTGCGGCGCATCGCCCAGTATGTGGCAAAGCACTATACAGAGAATGTCGAGCCGATGGGCTACAAAGCGTTTCTTGTCGGGGTGGACAGGGAGGCGTGCACACTATTAAAAGCGGCGCTCGATGATTATTTGCCGCCCGAGTACTCAAGGGTGATTATAAGCGCGTCGCAAAACGACCCGGAAGAGATCGCAAAGTACCATCTCTCCGAGGACGAGGAGAAGCGCATCCGAAAGGACTTTATCGATTCTGAGAAGCTTCCCAAGATACTGATTGTAACCGAGAAGCTTTTAACTGGCTATGATGCGCCAGTACTCTACTGCATGTATCTTGATAAACCAATGCGCGACCATGTGCTTTTGCAAGCGATCGCGCGCGTCAATCGTCCCTATGAGGACAAAAACGGCAAGCGCAAACCAGGCGGGTTTATCGTCGATTTTGTTGGTATCTTCGATAACCTGGAAAAGGCCCTCGCTTTTGACTCAAGAGATGTAAAGGCGGCAGTTGAAGGCCTCGACCTGTTAAAAGATCGCTTTAAAGGTCTCATTAAGACCGCTCGCAAAGATTATTTGCCGATAGCTACTGGTAAACCCGCTGACAAGGCGGTCGAAGCGGCTATCAATGCATTTATGGACGAAGAGGAGCGGCACGGTTTCTATCGCTTCTTCAAAGAAATCGAAACCCTCTATGAAATAATCTCGCCCGACGCCTTCCTGCGCGAGTTTATGAGCGATTACGAGATGCTTGCCGACATGTACTCGGCGGTGCGGGCCGCATTCGATGGCGGCGAGCCTATCGATAGAGAACTGGCCAGAAAGACCGCATATCTTGTTCAAGAACACACGCAGGCAGGCATGATCCATGAGAGCGTCAAAGTGTATGAGATTACCCCCGAGACGCTTCACATAATAGCCCAGAGCGACCAGCCTGATAACGTTAAGGTATTTAACCTCCTTAAAAGCATCCAAAAGAAGGTTGAAGAGGAGGGCGAATTCAAACCCTACCTTATATCGATCGGTGAGAGGGCTGAGCAAATAGCCAATGCGTTTATCGAGCATCAAGCGGATGTAATTGAGACACTAAAGAAGCTTGAAGAGGAAGCCCAAAAAATGCTAGAAGCCGCCCGCCAGCAAGCAGAAATGAATATCTCTGTAGAGGCGTTTACGGTATATTGGCTGCTCAAGCAATCTGGGGTAGAGAAGGAGAGGGCTGAAAAGGCGACAGCTGAGATTGAAGCTACACTTGCTAAATATCCTTACTGGCGCACCAACGACGAGCAAGCAAGAAAAGTGCGCCGGACGTTTTATCAGCAGCTCGAAAAGATCGGAGTCAAGAAAATAAAAGAAGCAGTTGATCATATCATGCGAATCATCAAGAGAGGTAGTAATGGATAA
- a CDS encoding DUF86 domain-containing protein: MPHRDWRLRIEDILECIEKIQRYTKGMNFEEFVSDEMAFDAVVRNILIIGEAANHIPSNVREQYPEMPWDEMRGIRNILVHEYFGVSAPILWHTIEHDLPPLVPMLKAILEAE, encoded by the coding sequence GTGCCGCATAGGGACTGGCGTTTGCGTATTGAAGATATTCTTGAATGTATAGAAAAAATTCAGCGCTATACCAAAGGCATGAATTTTGAAGAGTTTGTCTCAGATGAGATGGCCTTTGATGCTGTTGTTAGAAATATCTTGATTATCGGTGAAGCGGCAAATCATATTCCTTCAAATGTCCGGGAGCAATATCCTGAAATGCCGTGGGATGAAATGAGAGGTATCCGCAATATCCTTGTGCATGAATATTTCGGAGTCAGCGCCCCAATTCTGTGGCATACGATTGAGCACGATCTTCCCCCATTGGTACCCATGCTAAAGGCTATTTTGGAGGCTGAATAA
- a CDS encoding nucleotidyltransferase family protein encodes MRRDEALRILSSHRKELDEFGVKSLAIFGSIARDEAGPESDIDILVEFARPVGLFEFVRLKTFLEKLLQREVDLVTPDALKERLREKILKEAISAA; translated from the coding sequence ATGAGGCGAGATGAGGCTCTTCGCATACTGTCTTCGCATAGGAAAGAACTAGATGAGTTCGGTGTAAAATCACTTGCAATCTTTGGCTCTATAGCCAGAGATGAGGCCGGGCCTGAAAGCGATATCGACATACTGGTTGAATTTGCAAGGCCGGTAGGGCTTTTTGAGTTTGTGCGCTTAAAAACCTTCTTGGAAAAACTTCTGCAGCGCGAAGTTGATTTAGTTACCCCCGATGCATTGAAAGAAAGGCTCCGCGAAAAAATCCTCAAGGAGGCTATTAGTGCCGCATAG
- a CDS encoding M48 family metallopeptidase: protein MRDLPQPLEELVPASIFKSEVMFWAERIGVEPKEIHIRSMKRKWASCSSNGRLTFDTDLLRQPARFRREVIVHELLHMKVSNHSKLFKSLFNAYLAEADAW from the coding sequence ATGCGCGATCTACCGCAGCCGTTAGAAGAATTGGTGCCAGCAAGCATCTTTAAATCAGAGGTTATGTTCTGGGCAGAACGCATTGGTGTCGAGCCCAAAGAAATACATATACGATCCATGAAACGCAAATGGGCAAGCTGCTCAAGCAATGGCAGGTTAACGTTTGACACTGATTTATTACGCCAGCCCGCAAGGTTTAGGCGGGAAGTTATAGTGCATGAATTACTCCATATGAAGGTATCTAATCACAGCAAGCTTTTTAAGAGCTTATTTAATGCGTATCTGGCCGAGGCGGATGCGTGGTAA